A portion of the Bdellovibrionales bacterium genome contains these proteins:
- a CDS encoding DUF4442 domain-containing protein — MIAFLSPRVVELTEDKITVRIPLNYRSKNHLGSMYFGSMAVGADLVVGTMAHRYIEKTGKDIEFIFKDFKSDYLKRAEADVFFTCEKGKEISDFVQKAASSFERMNLPVEVYATVPSLLGSEPVAKFTLTLSLKNLELPSSSKNL; from the coding sequence ATGATAGCTTTTTTGTCTCCACGAGTCGTGGAGTTGACTGAAGATAAAATTACAGTTCGCATTCCGCTGAACTATCGAAGCAAGAATCACTTGGGTTCGATGTATTTTGGATCAATGGCGGTCGGAGCGGATTTGGTTGTTGGGACGATGGCTCACAGATACATTGAGAAGACGGGAAAGGATATTGAATTTATTTTTAAGGATTTCAAGTCCGATTACCTTAAACGAGCTGAAGCCGATGTGTTTTTTACCTGCGAAAAAGGCAAAGAGATTTCTGACTTTGTTCAGAAGGCGGCTTCTAGTTTTGAGCGTATGAATCTTCCCGTTGAAGTTTACGCGACAGTGCCTTCACTCTTGGGAAGTGAACCAGTTGCCAAATTCACTCTCACACTTTCGTTAAAAAATCTTGAGTTGCCCAGCTCATCCAAGAATTTGTAA
- a CDS encoding KamA family radical SAM protein has product MKLEFKHLTPFQGISTEDWENPAWQMRNCLTTLADFESRFVLSSQEKEAFIGTNELFQIRVTPYYARLADTTNPLDPIRRILMPHRSELVPGNQAMRDPLGENLNRPTSRIIHRYPDRALFLVTDFCSVYCRYCTRKHFTGKDRAFPSASEYDEALSYIKSRPGIREVILSGGDPLTLSDLKLERVLSDLRSIEHVEIIRIGSRMPVVCPMRITKRLAQMMRQYSPLFFMAHFNHPRELTAEAAEALGYLVDHGIPVMNQMVLLNGVNNHPAIVQALSRRLLYLRVKPYYMFQCDPSEGTDHLRTSVENSLEIQRELWGRLSGLALPNLSLDIPGGGGKVGLVPNFEVRRSTRSRCYRGWDGVEQEYISPDFSEILTPADVNQYIAEWAVIRNGVYGTVPHDRRLNRESQSTNSGNKREGSVER; this is encoded by the coding sequence ATGAAGCTAGAGTTTAAACATCTCACGCCATTTCAGGGGATTTCAACGGAGGATTGGGAAAATCCTGCTTGGCAGATGAGAAATTGCCTCACTACCTTGGCGGACTTTGAAAGCCGGTTTGTCCTGTCCTCTCAAGAGAAAGAGGCTTTTATTGGAACAAATGAGCTTTTTCAGATTCGGGTGACTCCCTACTATGCTCGATTGGCAGACACAACAAACCCCCTTGATCCGATTCGGCGCATATTGATGCCTCATCGGTCTGAGCTGGTACCTGGAAATCAAGCAATGCGTGATCCTTTGGGAGAAAATTTAAATCGGCCCACCTCTCGAATCATTCATCGCTACCCCGATCGGGCTTTGTTTTTGGTGACCGATTTTTGCAGTGTTTATTGCAGATACTGCACAAGAAAGCACTTCACTGGCAAGGACCGCGCCTTTCCTTCTGCTTCAGAGTATGATGAGGCTTTGTCTTATATAAAGTCACGTCCGGGAATTCGAGAGGTGATACTCAGTGGTGGGGACCCCCTTACGCTCAGCGATCTCAAACTGGAAAGAGTTCTTTCTGATTTGCGCTCAATTGAGCATGTTGAGATCATTCGGATTGGGTCACGAATGCCAGTGGTATGTCCGATGCGAATCACAAAGCGATTGGCGCAAATGATGCGTCAATATTCGCCCCTCTTTTTTATGGCTCACTTTAATCATCCTCGGGAACTGACTGCTGAGGCCGCGGAGGCACTGGGCTACCTTGTTGATCATGGTATTCCGGTCATGAACCAAATGGTGCTTTTGAACGGCGTAAACAATCATCCGGCGATCGTTCAGGCCTTGTCACGTCGTCTTCTCTATCTGCGCGTGAAGCCTTACTACATGTTTCAGTGCGACCCTTCAGAAGGAACTGATCACTTACGTACTTCAGTTGAGAACTCACTGGAGATTCAACGGGAACTCTGGGGGAGATTGTCGGGACTCGCATTGCCAAACCTTTCTCTCGATATCCCTGGAGGTGGTGGCAAAGTCGGATTGGTCCCTAACTTTGAGGTGCGCCGCTCAACGAGATCTCGTTGTTACAGAGGCTGGGATGGCGTGGAACAAGAGTACATAAGTCCGGATTTTTCAGAAATCTTGACCCCTGCTGATGTCAATCAGTACATTGCGGAATGGGCGGTCATTCGCAATGGTGTCTATGGCACAGTCCCACACGACCGGAGGTTAAACCGTGAATCTCAATCAACAAATTCTGGGAATAAAAGAGAAGGTTCTGTCGAGCGTTGA
- a CDS encoding co-chaperone GroES, with product MLQEPKKKQNSAGSSKKLQNWSVVLSPLDDRVVVQPVEASNVTAGGIIIPDSVNEKPQMGTIVAVGRGHRSAKGRVRPVDVKVGDRVLFPKYAGDEIEVDGQKLLILREGDVLGVTKA from the coding sequence ATTCTTCAGGAACCAAAAAAAAAGCAAAATTCAGCAGGCAGTTCAAAAAAATTACAAAACTGGTCAGTCGTTTTATCGCCACTAGATGATCGTGTGGTTGTTCAACCTGTTGAAGCATCGAATGTGACAGCGGGAGGAATTATCATTCCAGATTCTGTTAATGAGAAACCCCAGATGGGCACTATTGTGGCTGTGGGGAGAGGGCATCGGAGCGCAAAAGGTCGAGTCAGACCGGTGGATGTGAAGGTTGGAGATCGCGTCTTGTTTCCAAAGTATGCGGGTGACGAAATTGAAGTCGACGGTCAGAAATTGCTTATTTTACGTGAGGGAGATGTTCTCGGAGTGACCAAGGCCTGA
- a CDS encoding DUF507 family protein, translated as MTISEERQSHLARIVVDGIWNDDMVDYTDEDKAMRIGKQAVSAFVTELEALDIFAREKVNSLKRGVQEGSPEWDVLYSKYFQEEMKRRGN; from the coding sequence GTGACTATTTCAGAAGAAAGGCAATCTCACCTTGCACGTATTGTGGTTGATGGTATTTGGAATGATGACATGGTTGACTACACGGACGAGGACAAAGCGATGCGCATTGGCAAACAGGCGGTCTCGGCCTTTGTTACAGAGCTTGAGGCGCTCGACATTTTTGCTCGAGAAAAAGTGAATAGTTTAAAAAGAGGCGTTCAAGAGGGAAGTCCCGAATGGGACGTGTTATATAGTAAATACTTCCAAGAGGAGATGAAGAGACGTGGCAACTAG
- a CDS encoding DUF507 family protein, with the protein MTIGPGIRLVKVMKMTDKQMGRLAKLIIDKLIEQRVLVLKETEEKVRQRALDILKSDFARERSLDIEVNKMIDDLERQNPGSFQRFKMFTLLKKRLAKEKGIVL; encoded by the coding sequence TTGACAATAGGTCCAGGGATTCGTTTAGTCAAAGTTATGAAAATGACAGACAAACAAATGGGCCGTTTGGCTAAACTCATCATAGATAAATTAATAGAACAGAGAGTGCTTGTCTTAAAGGAAACCGAGGAGAAGGTTCGACAGAGGGCCTTGGATATTTTAAAGTCTGATTTCGCAAGAGAGAGGTCATTAGATATCGAAGTCAACAAGATGATAGATGATCTTGAAAGACAAAATCCGGGTAGTTTTCAGCGCTTCAAGATGTTTACTTTGCTCAAGAAGAGACTCGCTAAAGAGAAAGGGATCGTCTTGTGA
- a CDS encoding PBP1A family penicillin-binding protein — protein MRQRDPDLRLFSGDFTILNKDQCQLQLNQTIPEDASVCVTFVFKSKSPQFHPFQSGLPLSVVVLSGEGSVIAIFGGNPISMQDSLELDSHLFAEFYAGEPILRHIVQLGEVPLFCLQGITAIEDSEFLEHRGISPSGLFRAFAKNLMQGRYAQGGSTITQQLIKIYFLNSQKTLKRKITELIMAILLETRIEKDKILVNYLNAVYMGQNGPFQVMGFGAAAQHYFQKPTSDLNLSECALLSAMVNSPGRYSPFASSQNAMKRRQKVLDRMLEMKMIDQEQAKQANEFPLPERPPRSLTDPAPYFVQSVEREIQSLQIDSSNGLRIFTTLDEKSQEKAQQTIGQQIERLERDFKSLAQLKAKGKELQATLISVNVASGDIMALVGGRSYKRTQFNRAIDGHRQVGSIMKPFVYLAALESRTSEGEFYNPLTPVLDEAFVYKQGGQKWSPENYDKKFLGTIPLFAALKNSINSATAKLGLEVGLGTILDVARRAGIKSPISLVPSLTLGAFELYPSEVAQSYLTLARMGSYKPISQIRRIEDLKGTLVYEPSHQSEQRFAPENAAILVGMMKQTVLAGTARSLANQGFDYPAAGKTGTTSDSKDAWFAGFTPEIVTVVWVGYDDNTPHGLTGASGALPIWADYMKAESQRRPKRDFDWPEGTVLYPLSVMRYNSILKYPEDLPLTEFNLVFRTGEQPGF, from the coding sequence ATGCGTCAACGAGATCCCGATCTGAGGCTCTTCTCCGGCGACTTTACGATCTTGAACAAAGATCAATGCCAACTCCAATTGAATCAGACCATTCCCGAAGATGCGAGCGTTTGCGTCACGTTTGTTTTCAAATCCAAGTCTCCCCAATTTCACCCTTTCCAGTCAGGTCTACCCCTCTCAGTTGTTGTTCTTTCTGGCGAAGGCTCCGTCATTGCCATTTTTGGAGGAAACCCGATATCCATGCAGGACAGCCTTGAACTTGATTCACACCTGTTTGCAGAGTTCTACGCGGGAGAACCCATCCTTCGCCATATTGTTCAACTTGGCGAAGTTCCCCTCTTCTGCTTGCAGGGCATCACCGCAATTGAGGACAGTGAGTTTCTGGAGCACCGAGGCATAAGCCCCTCGGGATTGTTTCGAGCATTCGCAAAAAATCTCATGCAAGGGCGCTATGCACAGGGCGGCTCAACAATCACCCAGCAACTGATTAAGATCTATTTTTTGAATAGCCAAAAAACTTTGAAAAGAAAAATAACTGAATTGATCATGGCAATATTGCTCGAAACCCGAATTGAAAAAGATAAAATACTTGTCAACTATCTGAATGCTGTTTACATGGGGCAAAATGGTCCTTTTCAGGTCATGGGATTTGGCGCCGCTGCACAACATTATTTCCAAAAGCCAACGAGTGACTTAAACCTTTCAGAATGTGCCCTGCTCTCAGCAATGGTCAACAGTCCTGGAAGATACAGTCCTTTTGCATCCAGCCAAAATGCTATGAAACGCCGCCAAAAAGTTTTAGACCGCATGCTCGAAATGAAGATGATTGACCAGGAGCAGGCTAAGCAAGCCAACGAATTCCCCCTTCCTGAGCGACCTCCACGTTCTTTGACCGACCCCGCTCCCTATTTTGTCCAATCCGTCGAGCGAGAAATACAATCCCTTCAAATTGACTCCAGTAATGGCCTACGGATTTTCACGACTCTTGACGAAAAGTCTCAGGAAAAAGCTCAGCAGACAATTGGGCAGCAAATCGAAAGACTGGAAAGGGACTTCAAATCACTCGCTCAGCTCAAAGCCAAGGGGAAAGAACTCCAAGCTACTTTGATTTCAGTGAACGTGGCCAGCGGAGACATCATGGCTCTCGTTGGCGGAAGAAGTTATAAAAGGACACAGTTCAATCGAGCGATTGATGGGCACCGACAAGTAGGCTCCATCATGAAGCCATTTGTTTATTTGGCTGCGCTAGAATCACGCACATCCGAAGGAGAATTTTACAACCCTCTCACTCCCGTTCTCGATGAAGCTTTTGTCTACAAGCAAGGTGGACAGAAGTGGTCTCCTGAAAACTACGATAAGAAATTTCTTGGAACAATCCCTTTGTTTGCTGCCCTAAAAAACTCAATTAACTCGGCGACCGCAAAACTGGGCCTTGAGGTAGGTCTAGGAACGATCCTAGACGTCGCTCGTCGTGCGGGAATAAAATCTCCGATTTCCCTGGTGCCCTCTCTGACCCTTGGGGCCTTCGAGCTTTATCCATCTGAAGTGGCTCAAAGCTACCTTACCTTGGCACGCATGGGAAGCTACAAGCCAATCAGTCAAATCCGGCGTATCGAAGATCTCAAAGGAACACTCGTTTACGAACCCAGTCATCAGTCTGAGCAAAGGTTTGCTCCGGAAAATGCAGCCATTCTTGTTGGGATGATGAAACAAACTGTTTTGGCAGGTACCGCTCGCTCTCTAGCAAACCAAGGTTTTGATTATCCTGCTGCGGGCAAAACAGGCACGACCAGCGATTCAAAAGACGCCTGGTTTGCTGGCTTTACACCTGAAATTGTCACTGTTGTTTGGGTCGGATACGACGACAATACTCCCCATGGCCTCACCGGTGCCTCGGGTGCCCTGCCTATTTGGGCAGACTACATGAAAGCTGAATCACAACGAAGACCCAAGCGGGATTTTGACTGGCCCGAAGGAACCGTTCTTTACCCCCTTTCAGTTATGAGATACAATTCAATCCTCAAGTATCCCGAGGATCTTCCCTTAACGGAATTTAACCTGGTCTTCCGAACAGGTGAACAGCCGGGCTTCTAG
- a CDS encoding SPASM domain-containing protein: MNLRRFYNLVALRTTSGESIGFHPGRLEVASLDPQAWEASARPYDKESSAVQELLSWSQEPANTLLSENGAQVQVTDFSLNLAQICNLRCTYCGAGDGSYGGQKFRSDLGLVEKQLRGFLSRLTSGETFRIQFLGGEPLLYPHDLVKITKLAKEIALENGVKLELSIITNGTLITKDIASFLGQENFQVTLSWDGPSDVQDQFRPTKSGSGSSKDVRRGLDLLLENRSGLRSLHVNSVMGVHNQDVVSSYEFLRSFDFDLYNFGFASAAQDEAASSSYIRNMTVLAENVYKSEGINGLAKITPFGRFLRTLDQQRPVKNFCGAGKNFIHSDTEGRLYSCNWFSGNSKEQIGEIDKLDFSRRSQWLDPLTTRHNCGTCWAKTLCGGGCAFVFKTKNSDPEHRDEQFCDRITHLAALSVLYFGKELKKRTEGEENETC; encoded by the coding sequence GTGAACCTAAGACGATTTTACAATTTGGTTGCTCTACGAACCACTTCGGGTGAGTCGATTGGATTTCATCCCGGAAGACTTGAGGTGGCATCCCTTGATCCGCAAGCATGGGAGGCATCTGCTCGCCCTTACGACAAGGAATCATCTGCAGTACAGGAGCTTCTCAGTTGGAGCCAGGAGCCGGCCAACACCCTTCTCTCTGAGAATGGCGCTCAGGTTCAAGTGACAGATTTTTCCTTGAATTTGGCGCAGATCTGCAACCTTCGTTGCACCTATTGTGGGGCCGGGGACGGAAGCTACGGAGGCCAAAAATTTCGGTCTGACTTAGGCCTCGTCGAAAAGCAATTGAGGGGATTTCTCTCTCGGCTCACTTCTGGGGAAACCTTTCGCATTCAGTTTCTGGGCGGAGAACCTCTTTTGTACCCCCATGATCTTGTTAAAATCACGAAGCTTGCCAAAGAAATCGCTCTCGAAAACGGAGTGAAACTCGAGCTTTCGATTATTACCAACGGCACTCTCATAACAAAAGATATCGCTTCATTTTTAGGCCAGGAAAACTTCCAGGTCACACTCAGCTGGGACGGTCCCTCCGATGTCCAAGATCAATTCCGACCAACTAAGTCTGGCAGTGGCTCGTCAAAAGATGTGCGTCGCGGTCTTGATTTGCTTTTAGAAAATCGATCGGGTCTGCGTTCTCTTCATGTTAATTCTGTCATGGGAGTCCACAATCAGGACGTCGTGAGTTCTTATGAGTTTTTGAGATCATTTGATTTTGATCTCTATAATTTTGGATTTGCCTCGGCAGCTCAGGATGAAGCCGCGTCCTCTAGCTATATCAGAAATATGACGGTTTTGGCTGAGAACGTTTACAAATCTGAGGGGATCAACGGACTCGCAAAAATCACCCCCTTCGGTCGCTTTTTGCGAACTCTCGATCAGCAACGACCTGTTAAAAACTTTTGTGGAGCCGGAAAAAATTTTATTCACTCTGACACCGAAGGACGTCTCTATTCCTGCAATTGGTTCTCCGGAAATTCCAAAGAACAAATCGGAGAAATAGACAAGTTGGATTTTTCAAGACGATCTCAGTGGCTCGATCCTCTCACCACTCGCCACAACTGTGGCACCTGTTGGGCCAAAACCCTGTGCGGAGGAGGCTGTGCCTTCGTTTTTAAAACCAAGAATTCTGACCCAGAGCATCGCGACGAGCAATTTTGTGATCGAATCACCCATCTTGCTGCATTGAGTGTCCTTTATTTTGGAAAAGAATTAAAAAAAAGAACCGAAGGAGAAGAAAATGAAACATGTTAA
- a CDS encoding CHASE2 domain-containing protein, translated as MKIWRLLILHKSWLAPMVRVGVALVIAFLLTQVPMEYLEAWTYDLRVKTKALTPPSGKLVLIAIDPLTIEGLKRDPNAMDHVRLLNALKMSRPRAVVYVQSPNDLDGSSEDLKAFAQAAKNLDHFFVVANQIPMRGQEDQLRLEPPLQSLKVVPGPKTSDLTSFAKDDVTRRMIVSYHGLPTVHALLADSIYGKDDEDKGAINHYRGLFEFFGTGQSYIDFRPSGTYKPLSFIKILQGAYSPDQFHDKIIFVGTDTIMSSSDYIRTPFSRTVVAMSTLEMHANMTDTLIKNSSPQKTSVWLDSLLTGLISVLTVFVVLTARPANGLLILVTTFSIFSLVCYLAFNFFGYWVAMAHPMLTLFVCYYFFIPYRLIMENRMSWEYFQRNQLLTQVEELKSNFLRMMSHDLKTPLARIQGMTEMVKSDSNPLSLKQREAIDRIHQSSKELSDFISSILSLGRIESKEIKLQLKSKDINTLLSEVIQQCEYLAGTKNIEIMTEFEPLFSIKIDEDLLRQVFTNLIENAIKYSLDNSRILVSTEEVDETLIIQVADHGIGIPEEALPHVFSKFYRSLEVKNSSVKGSGLGLYLAKYFVELHQGTLSVESEIDKGSTFTVKLPMVLESDGSLPI; from the coding sequence GTGAAGATTTGGAGATTATTGATTTTACATAAGTCCTGGCTCGCTCCTATGGTGCGAGTCGGGGTGGCGCTTGTCATCGCCTTTCTGCTCACTCAAGTTCCGATGGAATATCTGGAGGCCTGGACTTACGATCTCAGAGTAAAAACCAAAGCCCTGACTCCTCCCTCAGGCAAACTGGTCCTCATTGCTATTGATCCATTGACTATCGAAGGCCTCAAGCGTGATCCAAACGCCATGGACCATGTTCGTTTGCTCAATGCACTGAAAATGAGTCGGCCGCGGGCCGTTGTTTATGTCCAGTCACCAAACGATCTTGATGGCAGCAGCGAAGATTTGAAGGCTTTTGCCCAGGCAGCTAAAAATTTGGACCATTTTTTTGTCGTAGCCAACCAGATTCCTATGAGAGGACAAGAAGATCAACTGAGGCTCGAACCACCACTTCAGTCTCTCAAAGTCGTCCCAGGTCCCAAAACTTCAGACTTGACGAGCTTTGCAAAGGACGATGTGACGCGAAGAATGATAGTATCCTATCACGGCCTACCCACCGTTCATGCGCTTCTGGCGGACTCCATCTATGGGAAAGACGATGAAGACAAGGGAGCTATCAACCACTACCGCGGACTCTTTGAATTCTTCGGAACCGGTCAGAGTTACATTGATTTTCGACCCTCGGGAACATATAAGCCATTATCATTTATTAAAATTCTCCAGGGAGCATATTCTCCCGATCAGTTTCACGACAAGATCATTTTTGTTGGAACCGATACCATCATGTCTTCCTCGGATTATATACGCACTCCATTTTCGAGAACGGTCGTCGCAATGAGCACTCTCGAAATGCACGCGAATATGACTGATACTCTCATTAAGAATTCCTCACCTCAGAAGACTTCAGTGTGGCTGGATTCATTGCTGACCGGATTGATCTCAGTTTTGACAGTCTTTGTCGTCCTGACGGCCCGACCCGCCAATGGACTCCTTATTTTAGTGACAACATTTTCGATATTTTCTTTGGTTTGTTACCTGGCTTTTAACTTCTTTGGGTATTGGGTTGCAATGGCACATCCCATGTTAACTCTCTTTGTTTGTTATTATTTTTTTATTCCCTATCGTCTCATTATGGAAAATCGAATGAGTTGGGAATATTTTCAACGAAACCAACTCCTCACCCAAGTGGAAGAGCTTAAGAGCAACTTTCTAAGAATGATGTCTCATGATTTAAAAACCCCTCTGGCTCGAATTCAGGGAATGACAGAAATGGTGAAGTCGGATTCGAATCCGCTGAGTTTAAAACAGAGAGAAGCTATTGACAGAATCCATCAGTCGAGCAAGGAACTATCTGATTTTATTAGTTCAATTCTGAGTTTAGGTCGAATCGAATCGAAGGAAATCAAGCTCCAACTAAAAAGTAAGGATATCAATACCTTGCTTAGCGAGGTGATTCAACAGTGCGAATACCTTGCTGGCACAAAAAATATTGAGATAATGACCGAATTTGAACCCCTATTTAGTATAAAAATCGATGAGGACTTGCTTCGTCAGGTATTTACCAACCTCATAGAAAATGCTATCAAGTACAGCCTTGATAACTCGAGAATTTTGGTGAGCACCGAAGAGGTCGATGAGACCTTGATTATTCAAGTTGCCGATCATGGAATCGGGATACCTGAGGAAGCCTTACCTCATGTTTTTTCAAAGTTTTATCGGTCATTAGAGGTAAAGAATTCCTC